One genomic window of Salvia miltiorrhiza cultivar Shanhuang (shh) chromosome 4, IMPLAD_Smil_shh, whole genome shotgun sequence includes the following:
- the LOC131020976 gene encoding protein ALWAYS EARLY 3-like isoform X1 → MMGPPRKSRSVNRRYTHEDSPSKDDDSTKRSNGRKRKLTDMLGPRWTTEELSRFYDAYRKYNKDWKKIGSAVRNRSPEMVEALYTMNKAYLSLPHGTASSDGLIAMMTDHYCNLAGSDSDLESNDGTGSSRKIQKRARGKVQPTTSKASDDQFVSHSPVTVPDYGFLSLLKKKRSGGSRPCAVGKRTPRFPVSFPSERFNAESNVSPRRPGLKLKANANDDEVAQEIAIALAEASQKGGSSKVSRTPSKIAESVMSSPFRYAQRKHSLAEMTSHQNAALDEEELEGSTEADTGELSRYKPSVVKEKTKKLKGKNYEIGNNGEHLLDDIKEECSGTEEGQRFGAMKGNFHVEVTDTKISRSSVQSQRKKSKKVLFGKDDAPAFDALQTLADLSLMMPLGDEDDSRLQFKDDPVDELLSTESLPMNQKKEKRRYSVVRMKGHKPISSSEIAPSKTSKPGKASAIGSVPEEDQDLQLAITKTPRRKQKMQASKILKTEAHPDIHLSRSPQVEDGDPGKKLMNRSKKSSQSGSPHLLRNSENSSSADIRKEACEPAQSVAHVPVAHQVNLPTKVRSRRKMDLKERQKLLDKVSNDQSDPSIASVHDRALNSKKNMSICLSNPRLRRWCTYEWFYSAIDYPWFAKREFVEYLYHVGLGHVPRLTRVEWGVIRSSLGKPRRFSEQFLKEEKDKLNQYRDSVRKHYTELREGVREGLPTDLARPLSVGQRVIAIHPKTREVHDGSVLTVDHSRCRVQFDRHELGVEFVMDIDCMPLNPLENLPIALVGKKPISADRFFENFNELKVGGRIQECMKLCPGDKVDATDDISHLSLSADPATLLNQTKVSTANTNMQMRIGSAETADYQQMAYSQPSALAQIQAKEADVQALAELTRALEKKEAVVQELRRMNDDVSRYQIDGDSPLKDSEPFKKQYAAVLVQLNEANEQVSSALYCLRQRNTYQGNMPLLWSRPGTNFADPGGEFSLDRSACQTIESGPHVNEIIDSSRTKARAMVDAAMQAMSSLKCREDTTEKIEEAIDYVNDRLPSDDSSTPMAPNPKATSASDSESQIPFELISKCVATLLMIQKCTQRQFPPSDVAQILDSAVTSLQPRSSQNLPVYTEIQKCMGIIRNQIMALIPT, encoded by the exons ATGATGGGACCACCGAGAAAATCTAGAAGTGTTAACAGGCGGTATACCCACGAAGATTCTCCCAGTAAAGACGATGATAGTACCAAAAGAAGCAATGGCCGG aAAAGAAAGTTGACCGACATGCTTGGGCCTCGGTGGACCACTGAAGAGCTATCCCGTTTTTATGATGCTTACCGCAAGTACAATAAAGATTGGAAAAAG ATTGGAAGTGCTGTGAGAAATCGCTCCCCCGAGATGGTGGAGGCCCTTTACACAATGAATAAG GCGTACTTATCTCTTCCACACGGAACTGCTTCTTCAGACGGGTTGATTGCTATGATGACTGATCATTACTGCAATTTG GCAGGAAGTGACAGTGACCTGGAAAGCAATGATGGGACTGGATCATCTAGAAAGATTCAGAAGCGTGCCCGTGGCAAAGTCCAGCCTACTACATCTAAAGCATCTGATGATCAATTTGTttcacattccccggtcactgTGCCCGATTATGGTTTCCTATCATTGTTGAAGAAGAAACGCTCTGGAG GAAGCCGACCTTGTGCTGTTGGGAAAAGGACACCAAGGTTCCCTGTTTCATTTCCAAGTGAAAGGTTTAATGCGGAAAGTAATGTTTCTCCCAGAAGGCCAGGCTTGAAGCTAAAGGCTAATGCCAATGATGATGAAGTAGCTCAGGAGATAGCCATTGCTTTAGCAGAGGCATCACAAAAAGGTGGCTCTTCCAAGGTTTCACGGACACCAAGTAAAATAGCTGAAAGTGTTATGTCATCACCTTTTAGATATGCTCAGAGAAAG CATTCGCTAGCAGAAATGACCAGCCACCAGAATGCTGCCTTGGATGAAGAAGAATTAGAAGGAAGCACAGAAGCTGACACTGGTGAGCTGTCTAGGTACAAACCTTCCGTAGTGAAAGAGAAGACAAAGAAACTCAAAGgcaaaaattatgaaattggTAATAATGGCGAGCATCTCTTGGATGACATCAAGGAAGAATGTAGTGGAACAGAAGAAGGTCAGCGGTTTGGAGCAATGAAAGGCAACTTTCATGTGGAGGTCACCGATACCAAGATTTCGAGGTCCTCTGTGCAGAGTCAGAGAAAGAAGAGCAAAAAGGTTCTCTTTGGAAAAG ATGATGCTCCAGCCTTCGATGCCCTGCAAACACTGGCTGATTTGTCACTGATGATGCCCTTAGGAGATGAAGATG ATTCAAGGCTGCAATTCAAAGACGATCCTGTTGATGAGTTGCTGTCTACAGAATCTTTGCCAATGAaccagaaaaaagaaaaacgtaGATACTCAGTGGTAAGAATGAAAGGGCACAAACCAATATCAAGTTCTGAAATTGCACCCAGTAAAACCTCAAAACCTGGAAAAGCTTCAGCTATTGGTTCTGTTCCTGAAGAAGATCAGGATCTTCAACTAGCTATCACCAAAACACcaagaagaaaacaaaagatgcaAGCGTCTAAG ATTCTAAAAACTGAAGCTCATCCAGATATTCATTTAAGTCGATCTCCTCAGGTTGAG gaTGGAGATCCTGGGAAGAAGTTAATGAATAGAAGTAAGAAATCTTCTCAAAGTGGCTCACCACATTTACTAAGAAATTCAGAGAATTCTTCCAGTGCTGATATACGAAAAGAAGCATGTGAGCCAGCACAATCAGTTGCACATGTTCCTGTGGCTCATCAGGTCAACTTACCAACTAAAGTCAGGAGCAGACGAAAAATGGACCTCAAGGAACGACAAAAACTTCTTGATAAAGTCTCAAATGACCAAAGTGATCCGTCTATTGCTTCAGTACATGACAGAGCACTTAATTCCAAG AAAAATATGTCCATTTGCTTGTCAAATCCTCGTCTGAGAAGATGGTGCACTTATGAATGGTTCTACAGCGCCATTGATTATCCTTGGTTTGCAAAGAGGGAGTTTGTTGAATATCTGTATCATGTTGGATTGGGTCATGTGCCAAGATTAACACGTGTAGAGTGGGGTGTCATTAGAAG TTCTCTTGGTAAGCCACGACGATTTTCAGAGCAGTTCCTAAAGGAAGAGAAGGATAAGCTTAATCAGTACCGGGATTCTGTTAGAAAACATTATACTGAGCTTCGTGAAGGTGTTCGGGAGGGACTGCCAACTGACCTCGCGCGGCCTTTATCGGTTGGACAACGTGTCATTGCCATCCATCCAAAAACAAGAGAGGTCCATGACGGAAGTGTGCTGACTGTTGATCATTCTAGGTGTCGGGTCCAATTTGACCGTCATGAGCTAGGAGTTGAATTTGTCATG GACATCGACTGCATGCCTTTGAATCCTCTCGAGAATCTGCCTATAGCATTGGTTGGGAAAAAACCAATTTCTGCTGAtaggtttttcgaaaatttcaacGAGCTAAAAGTAGGTGGACGAATACAAGAGTGCATGAAGCTTTGCCCCGGTGACAAAGTTGATGCCACTGACGATATCTCCCACTTGTCTCTGTCAGCTGATCCTGCAACTTTGTTGAATCAGACAAAG GTCTCTACTGCAAATACTAATATGCAAATGAGGATTGGATCTGCTGAAACTGCCGATTACCAACAAATGGCATATTCTCAGCCTAGTGCACTGGCTCAGATCCAGGCGAAGGAAGCTGATGTTCAAGCTCTCGCTGAGCTGACTCGTGCACTTGAGAAAAAG GAAGCTGTTGTTCAAGAGCTGAGGCGCATGAACGACGATGTGTCCAGATATCAGATTGACGGCGATAGCCCTTTGAAGGACTCTGAGCCATTTAAAAAACAATATGCTGCAGTACTTGTACAGTTGAATGAAGCCAATGAACAG GTTTCTTCTGCTTTATATTGCTTGAGACAGAGGAATACATATCAAGGAAACATGCCACTTTTATGGTCCAGGCCAGGCACAAATTTTGCTGATCCTGGCGGGGAATTTTCTCTCGACCGTTCTGCATGTCAAACGATCGAATCGGGACCCCACGTGAACGAGATCATCGATAGTTCGAGAACAAAAGCACGTGCAATGGTGGATGCTGCTATGCAG GCGATGTCGTCTCTCAAGTGTAGGGAGGACACCACCGAGAAGATTGAGGAAGCTATAGATTATGTTAACGACCGGCTTCCTTCTGATGATTCCAGCACGCCTATG GCACCTAATCCTAAGGCTACAAGTGCATCCGACTCAGAGTCTCAAATTCCTTTCGAGTTGATCTCCAAATGCGTCGCGACTTTGCTTATGATTCAG AAGTGCACACAACGGCAGTTTCCTCCATCCGATGTGGCACAGATTCTGGATTCCGCCGTGACAAGCTTGCAGCCACGCAGCTCGCAGAATCTCCCCGTTTACACCGAAATACAGAAGTGCATGGGCATCATCAGGAACCAGATAATGGCATTAATACCGACGTAG
- the LOC131020976 gene encoding protein ALWAYS EARLY 3-like isoform X2 has product MMGPPRKSRSVNRRYTHEDSPSKDDDSTKRSNGRKRKLTDMLGPRWTTEELSRFYDAYRKYNKDWKKIGSAVRNRSPEMVEALYTMNKAYLSLPHGTASSDGLIAMMTDHYCNLAGSDSDLESNDGTGSSRKIQKRARGKVQPTTSKASDDQFVSHSPVTVPDYGFLSLLKKKRSGGSRPCAVGKRTPRFPVSFPSERFNAESNVSPRRPGLKLKANANDDEVAQEIAIALAEASQKGGSSKVSRTPSKIAESVMSSPFRYAQRKHSLAEMTSHQNAALDEEELEGSTEADTGELSRYKPSVVKEKTKKLKGKNYEIGNNGEHLLDDIKEECSGTEEGQRFGAMKGNFHVEVTDTKISRSSVQSQRKKSKKVLFGKDDAPAFDALQTLADLSLMMPLGDEDDSRLQFKDDPVDELLSTESLPMNQKKEKRRYSVVRMKGHKPISSSEIAPSKTSKPGKASAIGSVPEEDQDLQLAITKTPRRKQKMQASKDGDPGKKLMNRSKKSSQSGSPHLLRNSENSSSADIRKEACEPAQSVAHVPVAHQVNLPTKVRSRRKMDLKERQKLLDKVSNDQSDPSIASVHDRALNSKKNMSICLSNPRLRRWCTYEWFYSAIDYPWFAKREFVEYLYHVGLGHVPRLTRVEWGVIRSSLGKPRRFSEQFLKEEKDKLNQYRDSVRKHYTELREGVREGLPTDLARPLSVGQRVIAIHPKTREVHDGSVLTVDHSRCRVQFDRHELGVEFVMDIDCMPLNPLENLPIALVGKKPISADRFFENFNELKVGGRIQECMKLCPGDKVDATDDISHLSLSADPATLLNQTKVSTANTNMQMRIGSAETADYQQMAYSQPSALAQIQAKEADVQALAELTRALEKKEAVVQELRRMNDDVSRYQIDGDSPLKDSEPFKKQYAAVLVQLNEANEQVSSALYCLRQRNTYQGNMPLLWSRPGTNFADPGGEFSLDRSACQTIESGPHVNEIIDSSRTKARAMVDAAMQAMSSLKCREDTTEKIEEAIDYVNDRLPSDDSSTPMAPNPKATSASDSESQIPFELISKCVATLLMIQKCTQRQFPPSDVAQILDSAVTSLQPRSSQNLPVYTEIQKCMGIIRNQIMALIPT; this is encoded by the exons ATGATGGGACCACCGAGAAAATCTAGAAGTGTTAACAGGCGGTATACCCACGAAGATTCTCCCAGTAAAGACGATGATAGTACCAAAAGAAGCAATGGCCGG aAAAGAAAGTTGACCGACATGCTTGGGCCTCGGTGGACCACTGAAGAGCTATCCCGTTTTTATGATGCTTACCGCAAGTACAATAAAGATTGGAAAAAG ATTGGAAGTGCTGTGAGAAATCGCTCCCCCGAGATGGTGGAGGCCCTTTACACAATGAATAAG GCGTACTTATCTCTTCCACACGGAACTGCTTCTTCAGACGGGTTGATTGCTATGATGACTGATCATTACTGCAATTTG GCAGGAAGTGACAGTGACCTGGAAAGCAATGATGGGACTGGATCATCTAGAAAGATTCAGAAGCGTGCCCGTGGCAAAGTCCAGCCTACTACATCTAAAGCATCTGATGATCAATTTGTttcacattccccggtcactgTGCCCGATTATGGTTTCCTATCATTGTTGAAGAAGAAACGCTCTGGAG GAAGCCGACCTTGTGCTGTTGGGAAAAGGACACCAAGGTTCCCTGTTTCATTTCCAAGTGAAAGGTTTAATGCGGAAAGTAATGTTTCTCCCAGAAGGCCAGGCTTGAAGCTAAAGGCTAATGCCAATGATGATGAAGTAGCTCAGGAGATAGCCATTGCTTTAGCAGAGGCATCACAAAAAGGTGGCTCTTCCAAGGTTTCACGGACACCAAGTAAAATAGCTGAAAGTGTTATGTCATCACCTTTTAGATATGCTCAGAGAAAG CATTCGCTAGCAGAAATGACCAGCCACCAGAATGCTGCCTTGGATGAAGAAGAATTAGAAGGAAGCACAGAAGCTGACACTGGTGAGCTGTCTAGGTACAAACCTTCCGTAGTGAAAGAGAAGACAAAGAAACTCAAAGgcaaaaattatgaaattggTAATAATGGCGAGCATCTCTTGGATGACATCAAGGAAGAATGTAGTGGAACAGAAGAAGGTCAGCGGTTTGGAGCAATGAAAGGCAACTTTCATGTGGAGGTCACCGATACCAAGATTTCGAGGTCCTCTGTGCAGAGTCAGAGAAAGAAGAGCAAAAAGGTTCTCTTTGGAAAAG ATGATGCTCCAGCCTTCGATGCCCTGCAAACACTGGCTGATTTGTCACTGATGATGCCCTTAGGAGATGAAGATG ATTCAAGGCTGCAATTCAAAGACGATCCTGTTGATGAGTTGCTGTCTACAGAATCTTTGCCAATGAaccagaaaaaagaaaaacgtaGATACTCAGTGGTAAGAATGAAAGGGCACAAACCAATATCAAGTTCTGAAATTGCACCCAGTAAAACCTCAAAACCTGGAAAAGCTTCAGCTATTGGTTCTGTTCCTGAAGAAGATCAGGATCTTCAACTAGCTATCACCAAAACACcaagaagaaaacaaaagatgcaAGCGTCTAAG gaTGGAGATCCTGGGAAGAAGTTAATGAATAGAAGTAAGAAATCTTCTCAAAGTGGCTCACCACATTTACTAAGAAATTCAGAGAATTCTTCCAGTGCTGATATACGAAAAGAAGCATGTGAGCCAGCACAATCAGTTGCACATGTTCCTGTGGCTCATCAGGTCAACTTACCAACTAAAGTCAGGAGCAGACGAAAAATGGACCTCAAGGAACGACAAAAACTTCTTGATAAAGTCTCAAATGACCAAAGTGATCCGTCTATTGCTTCAGTACATGACAGAGCACTTAATTCCAAG AAAAATATGTCCATTTGCTTGTCAAATCCTCGTCTGAGAAGATGGTGCACTTATGAATGGTTCTACAGCGCCATTGATTATCCTTGGTTTGCAAAGAGGGAGTTTGTTGAATATCTGTATCATGTTGGATTGGGTCATGTGCCAAGATTAACACGTGTAGAGTGGGGTGTCATTAGAAG TTCTCTTGGTAAGCCACGACGATTTTCAGAGCAGTTCCTAAAGGAAGAGAAGGATAAGCTTAATCAGTACCGGGATTCTGTTAGAAAACATTATACTGAGCTTCGTGAAGGTGTTCGGGAGGGACTGCCAACTGACCTCGCGCGGCCTTTATCGGTTGGACAACGTGTCATTGCCATCCATCCAAAAACAAGAGAGGTCCATGACGGAAGTGTGCTGACTGTTGATCATTCTAGGTGTCGGGTCCAATTTGACCGTCATGAGCTAGGAGTTGAATTTGTCATG GACATCGACTGCATGCCTTTGAATCCTCTCGAGAATCTGCCTATAGCATTGGTTGGGAAAAAACCAATTTCTGCTGAtaggtttttcgaaaatttcaacGAGCTAAAAGTAGGTGGACGAATACAAGAGTGCATGAAGCTTTGCCCCGGTGACAAAGTTGATGCCACTGACGATATCTCCCACTTGTCTCTGTCAGCTGATCCTGCAACTTTGTTGAATCAGACAAAG GTCTCTACTGCAAATACTAATATGCAAATGAGGATTGGATCTGCTGAAACTGCCGATTACCAACAAATGGCATATTCTCAGCCTAGTGCACTGGCTCAGATCCAGGCGAAGGAAGCTGATGTTCAAGCTCTCGCTGAGCTGACTCGTGCACTTGAGAAAAAG GAAGCTGTTGTTCAAGAGCTGAGGCGCATGAACGACGATGTGTCCAGATATCAGATTGACGGCGATAGCCCTTTGAAGGACTCTGAGCCATTTAAAAAACAATATGCTGCAGTACTTGTACAGTTGAATGAAGCCAATGAACAG GTTTCTTCTGCTTTATATTGCTTGAGACAGAGGAATACATATCAAGGAAACATGCCACTTTTATGGTCCAGGCCAGGCACAAATTTTGCTGATCCTGGCGGGGAATTTTCTCTCGACCGTTCTGCATGTCAAACGATCGAATCGGGACCCCACGTGAACGAGATCATCGATAGTTCGAGAACAAAAGCACGTGCAATGGTGGATGCTGCTATGCAG GCGATGTCGTCTCTCAAGTGTAGGGAGGACACCACCGAGAAGATTGAGGAAGCTATAGATTATGTTAACGACCGGCTTCCTTCTGATGATTCCAGCACGCCTATG GCACCTAATCCTAAGGCTACAAGTGCATCCGACTCAGAGTCTCAAATTCCTTTCGAGTTGATCTCCAAATGCGTCGCGACTTTGCTTATGATTCAG AAGTGCACACAACGGCAGTTTCCTCCATCCGATGTGGCACAGATTCTGGATTCCGCCGTGACAAGCTTGCAGCCACGCAGCTCGCAGAATCTCCCCGTTTACACCGAAATACAGAAGTGCATGGGCATCATCAGGAACCAGATAATGGCATTAATACCGACGTAG
- the LOC131020977 gene encoding sucrose nonfermenting 4-like protein isoform X2 produces MYPLDMDYSRESGMVLIPTRFVWRYGGRIVYISGSFTGWTQWPMTPVEGCPTVFQTICSLPPGYHQYKFVVDGEWRHDEHQPSVNSNIGTVNTILLTTEADYLTPMLSPQAPPSGHGSSMDVDNEGFQRVVRVSDSTSPEPFPTISEADVDVSRHRIAVFLSAHKAYELLPESGKVIALDVELPVKQAFHILHEQGISMAPLWDFSKGKFVGVLSAMDFILIMRELGRHGSNLTEEELETHTISAWKEAKSYLNNQINGQGAIVPRQLVQAGPDDSLNEVALKILQSGVATVPIIHSPSADSPNKNLLHLASLSGILKCICRFFRHSPGSLPVLQLPICSIPLGTWVPKIGEPNRRPLAMLRPSASLSAALNLLIQAQVSSIPIVDDNDSLLDVYSRSDITSLARDKIYTHINLEETTIHQALQYRDDPFSAYGSNIQRCFMCLRTDPLHKVLERLSQPGVRRLVVVEAGSKHVEGIVSLSDAFRFLMGR; encoded by the exons ATGTACCCTCTTGATATGGATTATTCGCGCGAAAGTGGAATGGTGTTGATTCCGACGCGGTTTGTGTGGCGTTATGGTGGGAGAATTGTGTATATTAGTGGCTCTTTTACCGG gtgGACACAATGGCCAATGACCCCGGTTGAGGGGTGTCCTACAGTGTTTCAAACAATTTGCAGTCTTCCACCCGGTTATCACCAG TACAAATTTGTGGTTGACGGTGAATGGAGACATGATGAGCACCAGCCTTCTGTCAATAGTAACATTGGAACAGTGAACACTATCCTCTTAACTACAGAAGCTGATTACCTTACTCCAATGCTGAGCCCACAAGCGCCTCCATCTGGTCATGGTTCAAGCATGGATGTCGATAATGAGGGCTTCCAGCGTGTG GTTCGGGTGTCAGATAGTACATCTCCTGAGCCCTTCCCGACAATATCAGAGGCTGATGTAGATGTTTCTCGGCATCGTATAGCTGTATTCTTGTCAGCTCACAAGGCATATGAGTTGCTCCCGGAATCTGGGAAG GTTATTGCTTTGGATGTTGAACTCCCTGTAAAGCAAGCATTTCATATCTTGCATGAACAG GGGATCTCCATGGCGCCTTTGTGGGACTTCTCGAAGGGGAAATTTGTTGGAGTTCTTAGTGCAATGGATTTTATCTTGATTATGAGAGAG CTTGGCAGGCATGGGTCAAATTTGACAGAGGAAGAGCTCGAGACACATACCATATCTGCTTGGAAAGAAGCAAAGTCTTATCTGAATAATCAAATTAATGGGCAAGGAGCAATAGTTCCAAGACAACTTGTACAA GCTGGGCCAGATGACTCTTTGAACGAAGTTGCTCTGAAGATTTTGCAAAGTGGTGTTGCAACAGTTCCCATCATTCATTCTCCTTCGGCAGATTCCCCGAACAAAAATCTATTACATCTTGCTTCACTTTCCGGGATACTAAAAT GTATATGCAGGTTTTTTAGGCATTCACCTGGTTCGTTGCCAGTACTTCAATTGCCAATTTGTTCAATTCCCTTGGGCACTTGGGTTCCTAAGATTGGAGAGCCAAATCGCAGGCCATTGGCAATGTTGAGACCTAGTGCTTCTCTTAGTGCagcattaaatttattaattcaag CACAAGTTAGTTCAATCCCTATCGTCGATGACAATGACTCTTTATTGGATGTATATTCTCGAAG TGACATAACTAGTTTGGCCCGAGACAAAATCTATACACACATTAATCTCGAAGAAACTACTATTCATCAG GCGTTGCAGTACAGAGACGACCCATTTTCAGCATACGGCTCTAACATTCAAAGATGTTTTATGTGTTTACGTACCGATCCTCTCCATAAAGTCTTGGAGAGGTTATCCCAGCCAG GAGTGAGGCGTCTCGTCGTCGTTGAAGCTGGAAGCAAGCACGTAGAAGGTATCGTTTCTTTGAGCGACGCGTTCCGATTTCTCATGGGCCGTTAA
- the LOC131020977 gene encoding sucrose nonfermenting 4-like protein isoform X1 — translation MYPLDMDYSRESGMVLIPTRFVWRYGGRIVYISGSFTGWTQWPMTPVEGCPTVFQTICSLPPGYHQYKFVVDGEWRHDEHQPSVNSNIGTVNTILLTTEADYLTPMLSPQAPPSGHGSSMDVDNEGFQRVVRVSDSTSPEPFPTISEADVDVSRHRIAVFLSAHKAYELLPESGKVIALDVELPVKQAFHILHEQGISMAPLWDFSKGKFVGVLSAMDFILIMRELGRHGSNLTEEELETHTISAWKEAKSYLNNQINGQGAIVPRQLVQAGPDDSLNEVALKILQSGVATVPIIHSPSADSPNKNLLHLASLSGILKCICRFFRHSPGSLPVLQLPICSIPLGTWVPKIGEPNRRPLAMLRPSASLSAALNLLIQAQVSSIPIVDDNDSLLDVYSRSDITSLARDKIYTHINLEETTIHQALQYRDDPFSAYGSNIQRCFMCLRTDPLHKVLERLSQPGYPFLLVRFKTLFRYMYNFSPNSQCACFSSQE, via the exons ATGTACCCTCTTGATATGGATTATTCGCGCGAAAGTGGAATGGTGTTGATTCCGACGCGGTTTGTGTGGCGTTATGGTGGGAGAATTGTGTATATTAGTGGCTCTTTTACCGG gtgGACACAATGGCCAATGACCCCGGTTGAGGGGTGTCCTACAGTGTTTCAAACAATTTGCAGTCTTCCACCCGGTTATCACCAG TACAAATTTGTGGTTGACGGTGAATGGAGACATGATGAGCACCAGCCTTCTGTCAATAGTAACATTGGAACAGTGAACACTATCCTCTTAACTACAGAAGCTGATTACCTTACTCCAATGCTGAGCCCACAAGCGCCTCCATCTGGTCATGGTTCAAGCATGGATGTCGATAATGAGGGCTTCCAGCGTGTG GTTCGGGTGTCAGATAGTACATCTCCTGAGCCCTTCCCGACAATATCAGAGGCTGATGTAGATGTTTCTCGGCATCGTATAGCTGTATTCTTGTCAGCTCACAAGGCATATGAGTTGCTCCCGGAATCTGGGAAG GTTATTGCTTTGGATGTTGAACTCCCTGTAAAGCAAGCATTTCATATCTTGCATGAACAG GGGATCTCCATGGCGCCTTTGTGGGACTTCTCGAAGGGGAAATTTGTTGGAGTTCTTAGTGCAATGGATTTTATCTTGATTATGAGAGAG CTTGGCAGGCATGGGTCAAATTTGACAGAGGAAGAGCTCGAGACACATACCATATCTGCTTGGAAAGAAGCAAAGTCTTATCTGAATAATCAAATTAATGGGCAAGGAGCAATAGTTCCAAGACAACTTGTACAA GCTGGGCCAGATGACTCTTTGAACGAAGTTGCTCTGAAGATTTTGCAAAGTGGTGTTGCAACAGTTCCCATCATTCATTCTCCTTCGGCAGATTCCCCGAACAAAAATCTATTACATCTTGCTTCACTTTCCGGGATACTAAAAT GTATATGCAGGTTTTTTAGGCATTCACCTGGTTCGTTGCCAGTACTTCAATTGCCAATTTGTTCAATTCCCTTGGGCACTTGGGTTCCTAAGATTGGAGAGCCAAATCGCAGGCCATTGGCAATGTTGAGACCTAGTGCTTCTCTTAGTGCagcattaaatttattaattcaag CACAAGTTAGTTCAATCCCTATCGTCGATGACAATGACTCTTTATTGGATGTATATTCTCGAAG TGACATAACTAGTTTGGCCCGAGACAAAATCTATACACACATTAATCTCGAAGAAACTACTATTCATCAG GCGTTGCAGTACAGAGACGACCCATTTTCAGCATACGGCTCTAACATTCAAAGATGTTTTATGTGTTTACGTACCGATCCTCTCCATAAAGTCTTGGAGAGGTTATCCCAGCCAGGTTATCCATTTCTTCTCGTCCGTTTTAAGACGTTATTCAGATACATGTATAACTTTTCCCCTAATTCCCAGTGTGCATGCTTTTCTTCTCAGGAGTGA